The following is a genomic window from Babesia bovis T2Bo chromosome 4 map unlocalized Chr4_1, whole genome shotgun sequence.
ATCTGTTTAATCAAAGTTTCCGGGAGTACGTACGATACTGTAGACCAGATTGTGCACGATAGATATAGCAATAAAATTCCTATAAAAAGCGGGCACTTATGCGTATGTAGCTCTAGGAAATCACACACTAAGACTCGGGCTTGATGTGTAATACATAGACTTTTCCTCTCTGTATATGATCAGGGCTGTATAGGCAACACAATAGCTAGGTTAAAACGCCAATTCCTAGCAACTAAAAAACTCCTTTTTTCCTCTCTAGAATTCCTCACGGGTAAAAATTCAACACATCATTAAAATGCGTAAAAACTTACTCAAAGGTGCGCCCATGCGGAGCTATACAATGCGATATGCCACAAGGTACGTAGTAGACAACTACAAGacttttgccaaatgtTGCTATTGATACATTAACAATTCACGAACTTGTTTATATCATGGATATTACAGGTTAAGCAGGGGCATAGGGTGCGTCACTCAGTGTTACAGTTCGATGTGTATAACGATTTCCAGGAATAGCGCGACTttattatatgtaatattaaattAGGTAATTCATTACCCTTAATAGGTTTACTTCCCGTTTCCACTCTATGCTACAATGGGCAGTGTTTccattgtatattattttcGTGGAGTCATGATATATCAGCATGGCTGGATCATAATATAACCGGATCATCCATTCAAAGTAATTACATGTCAATTTTACAGGTTAAACACTGATATGTAGCTATAAACACCGCGTAGACAACTACACACTGTTTTCTGGATCCATGCTcaatatggatatatcctACCTAAATGACAACAGGGGATTGTTACAATCAACTAGCCCAGAAGTATACCTTATGTCTAATCACTGTATCTCGGAAGCTATACTGTGATTCGAATGGTTAAAGCAGGTCTTACCAAAGATCATTTTGTGTACCTGATCAATACATTCATGTTTCCACCAAGTTTATAATATAGTTAAATTTGTTTATACGGTCTCTATAGTTGCTTATATAGTCCACTGTTTATGTTTTGTAGTGCTTACGGTAGCTTCCATAACCTGAGGTACATTCTTCATTAATGTTTCTCGCTAACTTCGTAAGATTCGTTTTTATTACCACTATTTCGGTACTATCCATATCTTTATGGGTGGAAGTTGTTCCTTTTTGTTTGTCAATTTGGGGTACCTCTAGGTACACATCTTTGGCACTGGCGTATCCCATGTTTAATCTTGCATACGCTGCTCGGGGTGTTCATCGGAAGCTACTTACAAACAGTCTTGTtggtaaatataatattgcGGGATTGCAATATTGCTATAACCGCGGTTTAGGCAGAACACATTCTTTACGTTACCTTTGTGGCGCAACCGGCTTCATTCAGTGTCATCCTATTTTATTTGCTAGTCCATGTTATCTTGTTAATCCATCTTCTGTCAAGATGTCAACTACTTCTACggccactaccactgagACGGCAACCGTTGCCCAGGGGGTGCAGACCTTAACTTTAAAGCCGGCTAAGCAGCATGTAGAGATATTTCGCAAGGACTACACGCCTACTATATACGATATAGACAGTGTCTTCCTCGATTTTGATTTACATGAGACTGCTACTGTTGTGAAGGCTGAGTTATTGATGCATCGCAAGGAGGGCACTGCGCCTGCTGACCTTGTTTTGCATGGTGACGAGTTAGATTGCAGAAGCGTGTCTGTTGATGGCAAACCATTAGAGAACAGGCCGTTATCTGGTTACCATATTGACGATGATGGTTTTCTTAATATTCCCGTTTCATTTTTACCTTCCAAGGCTGGTGAATCTTTTAGGGTCAACACTGAGGTTGTGATAAACCCTACTGCTAATTTGCAATTATCAGGTCTTTACAAGAATAGTCAGTTATTCACTACTCAGTGTGAATCTCATGGTTTTAGGCGTATTACCTATTTTTTGGATCGTCCTGATGTTCTTTCTCGGTATCGGGTTCGTCTTAGGGCTGACAAGGATCAGTATCCAGTTCTTTTATCTAATGGTAATAAGGTTGACAGCGGTATTGATGGTAGCAAGATATTTGCTGAGTTTGTTGACCCCTTCCCTAAACCATCCTATCTTTTTGCCTTAGTTGCTGGTAATTTGAAATCCATCAAGAAGACTTTCCGCACTATGAGTGGCCGTGATGTTCTTGTTGAGGTATCATCTGAGCCTGAGGACGCCACTAAGCTGGAATGGGCCTTGGAGAGTGTCTTGAAGGCCATGAAGTGGGATGAGGAGTCATATGGTCGTGAGTATGATCTTGATGAATTCCACGTTGTTTGCACTCGTGCTTTTAACTTTGGTGCTATGGAGAACAAGGGTCtcaatatattcaattCCTCTTTGCTTTTGGCTGATGTGAACACGACCACTGATTCTGAATTCAATACTATTATGAGTGTCGTAGGTCACGAGTACTTCCACAACTGGACTGGTAATCGTGTAACATGTCGTGATTGGTTCCAATTAACTCTTAAGGAAGGCTTGACTGTATTCCGTGAATCCGAATTTGCTGGTGACATGTCTTCACCTCTTATAACTCGTATAACTGACGTGCGTAATTTGCGTACTTACCAATTTGCTGAGGATGCGGGTCCATTGGCTCATCCCATTCGTCCTGAGAGTTACATTTCCATGGATAACTTCTACACCACTACAGTCTATGACAAGGGTTCTGAGGTTATTGGTATGTACAAGACTCTTTTGGGTAAGGATGGTTTCCGCAAGGGTATGGATCTTTATTTTGAGCGCCACGACTCCCATGCTGTAACCTGTGATGACTTCCGTGCGGCTATGGCCGATGCCAACGGTGTTGACTTGACTCAGTTTGAGCGTTGGTATTTCCAGGCGGGTACACCTGAGGTAGAGGTTCTCGAGGCTGTCCGTGATGGTACTACTTTCCGTTTACGTCTTCGTCAGTATACTCCTCCTACTCCTCGTCAAGAGACGAAGTTGCCTTTCCACATTCCCATAAAGATTGGTTTGTTGGGGAAGTCGTCTAAGCGTGACCTTAAGGGCAGTATAGTTCTTGAGCTTCGTGAATCCGAGCAGACCTTTGAGATAAATGATGTGAACGAAGACTGTGTTCTATCATTTAACCGTGGTTTTTCAGCACCTATAAAGGTGAAGTTCCAGCAGAGTGATGAGGATCTTTTGTTCTTGATGTCTCATGACACTGATGGTTTGAATCGTTGGGAAGCTGGTCAGTGTATGCGCACTAAGGCTATTTTATCTAATATCGGATCAGTGAAACCCATTGATGATATGATTTTCAGTTCTATAGAGTCCATTCTATCATCTGATTTAGACAACAATGAGAAGGCTTTATGCATAATGTTACCTGATACGCAGGCCTTGGTTGCAGATCTTGAGACTTACGACCCCAATGCCTTATGGGATGCTATGAATTATGTTCGCAGGTCGATTTTGGACAAGTGCGAATCTGTTTTTAGGCGTCACTATGAGAGTCTTTCTGCGGAGAAGGACACCCTAGAGAAGGATGATATGGCTCGGCGTTATTTGCGCAATACTCTTTTGGGTTATTTGGTTTGTCGATCGGATGCTTCTGCTGTTGAGCTTGCTTTGGGTCACTACCGTGCTGCTCGTTGCATGACAGACCGCTACTACGCCTTTGTCCAGCTAATGAACATGGATTTCGCTGGTAAGGATGATGTTATAGCGGACTTTTACGAGCGTGCTGCTGGTGACGCTTTGGTTATTGACAAGTGGTTTAGTGCTCAGGCATCCAGTGACTCCGCTGACTGCTTGGATCGTGTGCGCATGTTGTCTACTCACAAGGACTACACTAACAAAAACCCTAACCGTGCCAATTCATTGGTGCGTGCTTTTACTCGTAGCATCCGCTTTCATGATCCATCTGGCAGTGGTTACAAGTTTATGGCTGATCAGATTTTATTGGTGGATCCTATTAACTCCCATGTATCATCGCATCAAGCTATTCATCTGACTAAATTCAAGAAGTTGGATTCCGGTCGTCGTACGTTGATGCTGCAGCAGTTAAACCGTATCAAGTCAGCCAACATTTCGAAGAACCTTTACGAGGTTGTTCAGAAATCTTTGGATTATGCTAAGGAGCAGGGATTTAGCTATTGACTATTGTAATGTATCATTTCATGTAGATCGTGGCTTGCCTACAGATAATTAGCTAGTTTTGtgtatactataatctACTATTTCTGGAATGTGGCCTGTTACAAACgattaaatatacatgttaTTTCCATGTTAATGATTTCCCCGATATGGCACTTTTCAGGGTTATTCAGTGCGAGACTGCAAACCCTTTCTTTCTGGAATGGCGCACCTTGAGTACAACCAATAGGCAGAAAAATCCGACGATATGTAGTATATACACTGTCATTGCGATAAAATCAAATGGGCTGTCACGTAACCTATTTACAAAGTTCCGTGGGTCCCACCTGTAATCCGGAGGGGCACCAACTCGCTGTATATTCCTCATTTCGTTTCCTTTGCAATCACCGTGCTAACTTCGATCCGTGAACTGCGTTATTGATCTCCAAATGTTCACGTGCATAACCCTTTAATTTTGCTTTTGCCAGGGCTGCAAATCGTTCAGAGCCTTTTATAGCCTTCTCAATGATTTCGGCATACGATTTAATTGGGTATTTTGATCTTAAATCAATGTGTATTAACTGtgtgtataatatattctCATTTGATGCCTTACCTCTTCGTTAGACACCGATAGTGCTAGTGTGAGCTCCATAATACTGGCATTGATTTCCAGCTGATTGGGATCTGCAatctgttttatatataatataaaacatacctatCAAAAGCGTCTCATTAAGCATTACTGCGGTGCACGCTACTATAATGTCCTTCATAGCTATTCCCGCGTCAATGAGTGCGATCAACACTGCATTAATGACTGTAGCCTTTACTCCTATGGTACATTACACGAGTTATGTCATACTCTTACCGCCATCTGCTTCTAAAACATTTACAAAAATATGTATCGTCGAATTCTTGTACAGGTGGGATATAATCACTGGTTCAAATGTACCGACGACAGCTCGTGAGATTTCAACTGTTGCATCATTATTTCTATGACCCATTGATTTCCTTTCACTTGGTATGCAAACTTCGCATCGTATTTCCACGGGGCTATCTGCAGTTTCGAAACCTTCCTTTGTTTTACTCCTTCCAATCTGTACACATTTGGTTATTTTTTAACCATACCTACGTCTGTGGGCCCGTTAATAAATGCTTGGACTTTAGTAAGTCCTTGTGTCACTTGTGCGACTCCATCGTAGTTGATTATGTCGACACCGCACTCGGGACCGCAGAGTATATCAATATGCCGTACTTCCGAAGGTCGCCTTCCGTCAATTCTTAGACCCTCGAGGCtaatatattctattttAGACATTGCATTTAGATGCTATTTATATCTGTGCAATGAGTTGTTGTATTATGGTGTCTAATGACCCTCTACACAACGCTGTGTCCATAGCACTAGGATAATATTGGTGTTACATAgactatatatatttgcgGTGCTTCCATACCGATTACTATTGCAGagttgttgatatatatattaaagaTGTAAAGTATATTAAATTTCAATGTACATAGAAGCTTTCTTTTTTATTGAAGAATGTGGAAGTATACATGGCAGCAATATTCCACTGCGCTGTATATTCACTTAGTAGTTACTTTCATCCACTGACCAGTTGATGATTGTAGCTTTTGCAAACACGCGTGATAAATATGAACACTTCATTCACAGGTGTCGTGAGTACCTGTTTTTTTAGACATCCGTTTGTTTAAGCGAGATGCTATAATTGTTTGTCCCACTATGCCTATATTGCTGCATTTAAAAACCATGCAAATTCTTTGCTTTACTCCATTTAtcctttttattgaatgtcCATTTCCCTTAAAAGGCAATATACTTTTCGTTGATTGTTCATTTCACTGAAATCCGATTTGTGCGATTTCGCAAATTGTATGTGACGTCTTTAGAGGGCTCGTTTAATTTGCTTACTGGTCGTCTTAGAATGGACGTACTTTATCTGTTTAAGCACTGTATGCTCCCTTTATACAATG
Proteins encoded in this region:
- a CDS encoding putative aminopeptidase N encodes the protein MSTTSTATTTETATVAQGVQTLTLKPAKQHVEIFRKDYTPTIYDIDSVFLDFDLHETATVVKAELLMHRKEGTAPADLVLHGDELDCRSVSVDGKPLENRPLSGYHIDDDGFLNIPVSFLPSKAGESFRVNTEVVINPTANLQLSGLYKNSQLFTTQCESHGFRRITYFLDRPDVLSRYRVRLRADKDQYPVLLSNGNKVDSGIDGSKIFAEFVDPFPKPSYLFALVAGNLKSIKKTFRTMSGRDVLVEVSSEPEDATKLEWALESVLKAMKWDEESYGREYDLDEFHVVCTRAFNFGAMENKGLNIFNSSLLLADVNTTTDSEFNTIMSVVGHEYFHNWTGNRVTCRDWFQLTLKEGLTVFRESEFAGDMSSPLITRITDVRNLRTYQFAEDAGPLAHPIRPESYISMDNFYTTTVYDKGSEVIGMYKTLLGKDGFRKGMDLYFERHDSHAVTCDDFRAAMADANGVDLTQFERWYFQAGTPEVEVLEAVRDGTTFRLRLRQYTPPTPRQETKLPFHIPIKIGLLGKSSKRDLKGSIVLELRESEQTFEINDVNEDCVLSFNRGFSAPIKVKFQQSDEDLLFLMSHDTDGLNRWEAGQCMRTKAILSNIGSVKPIDDMIFSSIESILSSDLDNNEKALCIMLPDTQALVADLETYDPNALWDAMNYVRRSILDKCESVFRRHYESLSAEKDTLEKDDMARRYLRNTLLGYLVCRSDASAVELALGHYRAARCMTDRYYAFVQLMNMDFAGKDDVIADFYERAAGDALVIDKWFSAQASSDSADCLDRVRMLSTHKDYTNKNPNRANSLVRAFTRSIRFHDPSGSGYKFMADQILLVDPINSHVSSHQAIHLTKFKKLDSGRRTLMLQQLNRIKSANISKNLYEVVQKSLDYAKEQGFSY
- a CDS encoding 3' exoribonuclease family domain 1 protein, with the protein product MSKIEYISLEGLRIDGRRPSEVRHIDILCGPECGVDIINYDGVAQVTQGLTKVQAFINGPTDIGRSKTKEGFETADSPVEIRCEVCIPSERKSMGHRNNDATVEISRAVVGTFEPVIISHLYKNSTIHIFVNVLEADGGVKATVINAVLIALIDAGIAMKDIIVACTAVMLNETLLIDPNQLEINASIMELTLALSVSNEELIHIDLRSKYPIKSYAEIIEKAIKGSERFAALAKAKLKGYAREHLEINNAVHGSKLAR